The proteins below come from a single Streptomyces tubercidicus genomic window:
- the pruA gene encoding L-glutamate gamma-semialdehyde dehydrogenase, with protein sequence MDAVTQVPVPVNEPVHTYAPGSPERSRLEAKLKELAGNPIELPMTIGGERRMGGGERFDVVQPHNHASRLGTYANATVKDGQDAVDAALAAAPAWRALSFDDRAAIILKAADLLSGPWRETMAAATMLGQSKTAQQAEIDTPCELIDFWRFNVHFARQILAEQPPANSPGVWNRSDHRPLEGFVYAITPFNFTAIAGNLPTAPALMGNTVVWKPSPTQTYAAVLLMQLLEEAGLPKGVINLVTGDGKDVSEVALTHPDLAGIHFTGSTKTFQYLWKTVGNNIENYKTYPRLVGETGGKDFIVAHPSADRAVLKTAMTRGAFEFQGQKCSAASRAYVPASLWNSGLKEEFAAEVDSLSMGDVSDLSNFMSAVIDERSFAKNKAAIDRAKADPTVEVVAGGTYDDSEGYFVRPTVLVSTDPENEIFKDEYFGPILGVYVYDDADYDTMLTQMESASAYGLTGCVIAQDRAEAARTCELLRFAAGNFYINDKPTGAVVGQQPFGGGRASGTNDKAGAKQNLMRWTSTRSIKETLVPPTDYRYPHMG encoded by the coding sequence ATGGACGCTGTGACCCAGGTCCCCGTGCCGGTGAACGAGCCGGTCCACACCTACGCCCCCGGCAGCCCGGAGCGTTCCCGCCTGGAGGCCAAGCTCAAGGAGCTGGCCGGCAACCCGATCGAGCTGCCGATGACCATCGGCGGTGAGCGCCGGATGGGCGGCGGCGAGCGCTTCGACGTCGTCCAGCCGCACAACCACGCCTCCCGTCTCGGCACGTACGCCAACGCCACCGTCAAGGACGGCCAGGACGCGGTCGACGCCGCGCTGGCCGCCGCCCCGGCCTGGCGCGCGCTGTCCTTCGACGACCGCGCCGCGATCATCCTCAAGGCCGCCGACCTGCTCTCCGGCCCCTGGCGCGAGACGATGGCCGCCGCCACCATGCTCGGCCAGTCCAAGACCGCCCAGCAGGCCGAGATCGACACCCCCTGTGAGCTCATCGACTTCTGGCGCTTCAATGTGCACTTCGCGCGCCAGATCCTCGCCGAGCAGCCCCCGGCGAACTCCCCCGGCGTCTGGAACCGCTCGGACCACCGCCCCCTTGAGGGCTTCGTCTACGCGATCACGCCGTTCAACTTCACCGCGATCGCCGGCAACCTCCCGACCGCGCCCGCCCTCATGGGCAACACCGTGGTCTGGAAGCCGTCCCCGACGCAGACCTACGCCGCCGTGCTGCTGATGCAGCTGCTGGAGGAGGCCGGGCTGCCCAAGGGTGTCATCAACCTGGTCACCGGCGACGGCAAGGACGTCTCCGAGGTCGCGCTGACCCACCCCGACCTCGCGGGCATCCACTTCACCGGCTCGACCAAGACCTTCCAGTACCTGTGGAAGACGGTCGGCAACAACATCGAGAACTACAAGACCTACCCGCGGCTCGTCGGCGAGACCGGCGGCAAGGACTTCATCGTCGCCCACCCCTCGGCCGACCGCGCCGTGCTGAAGACCGCCATGACCCGTGGCGCCTTCGAGTTCCAGGGCCAGAAGTGCTCCGCGGCCTCCCGCGCCTACGTCCCGGCGTCGCTGTGGAACTCCGGCCTCAAGGAAGAGTTCGCCGCCGAGGTCGACTCCCTCTCCATGGGCGATGTCTCGGACCTGTCGAACTTCATGTCCGCCGTCATCGACGAGCGCTCCTTCGCCAAGAACAAGGCGGCGATCGACCGCGCCAAGGCCGACCCGACCGTCGAGGTCGTGGCCGGCGGCACGTACGACGACAGCGAGGGCTACTTCGTCCGCCCGACGGTCCTGGTCTCCACCGACCCGGAGAACGAGATCTTCAAGGACGAGTACTTCGGCCCGATCCTCGGCGTCTACGTCTACGACGACGCCGACTACGACACCATGCTCACCCAGATGGAGTCGGCCTCCGCGTACGGCCTGACCGGTTGCGTCATCGCCCAGGACCGTGCCGAGGCGGCCCGCACCTGCGAGCTGCTGCGCTTCGCGGCCGGCAACTTCTACATCAACGACAAGCCGACCGGCGCCGTCGTCGGCCAGCAGCCCTTCGGCGGCGGCCGCGCGTCCGGCACCAACGACAAGGCCGGCGCCAAGCAGAACCTGATGCGCTGGACCTCCACCCGCTCCATCAAGGAGACCCTGGTCCCGCCGACGGACTACCGCTACCCGCACATGGGCTGA
- a CDS encoding proline dehydrogenase family protein: MLGPVLLAAARSDSIRRIVAAAPVTRPVVERFVAGEHLAESMAAVRSLAARGLEVTLDHLGEDITDPAEALRNRDAYLQLAAAFKEQGLGAKAEMSVKLSAFGQALAGGHELALKNVTPVVEAAAEAGTTVTLDMEDHTTVDSTLAILADLRERFPQTGAVLQSYLFRTEDDCRALAGEGSRVRLVKGAYKEPATVAFQDKREVDRAYVRCLKILMEGEGYPMIGSHDPRMVAIAQELAHRNGRKPADYEFQMLYGIREAEQQRLVAEGHRMRVYIPYGTDWYGYFMRRLAERPANLGFFLRSLATRG, from the coding sequence ATGCTGGGTCCCGTGCTTCTGGCCGCAGCGCGCAGTGACAGCATCCGCCGGATCGTCGCGGCCGCTCCGGTCACCCGGCCGGTGGTCGAGCGGTTCGTCGCCGGTGAGCATCTTGCCGAGTCCATGGCGGCCGTACGGTCCCTGGCCGCGCGAGGGCTGGAGGTCACCCTCGACCACCTGGGCGAGGACATCACCGACCCGGCCGAGGCGCTGCGCAACCGCGATGCCTACCTCCAGCTGGCCGCGGCCTTCAAGGAGCAGGGACTCGGCGCCAAGGCCGAGATGTCGGTCAAGCTGTCCGCTTTCGGACAGGCGCTGGCCGGCGGCCATGAGCTGGCCCTGAAGAACGTCACCCCGGTGGTCGAGGCCGCCGCCGAGGCCGGTACGACCGTGACCCTCGACATGGAGGACCACACCACGGTCGACTCCACCCTGGCGATCCTCGCCGATCTGCGGGAGCGGTTTCCGCAGACGGGCGCGGTGCTGCAGTCCTACCTCTTCCGTACCGAGGACGACTGCCGTGCGCTCGCCGGGGAAGGCTCCCGGGTGCGGCTGGTCAAGGGCGCGTACAAGGAGCCCGCGACCGTCGCCTTCCAGGACAAGCGGGAGGTCGACAGGGCCTATGTGCGGTGCCTGAAGATCCTGATGGAGGGCGAGGGCTACCCCATGATCGGGTCGCACGACCCGCGGATGGTGGCCATCGCCCAGGAGCTGGCGCACCGCAACGGCCGCAAGCCGGCCGACTACGAATTCCAGATGCTCTACGGCATCCGCGAGGCCGAGCAGCAGCGGCTGGTCGCCGAAGGGCACCGGATGCGGGTGTACATCCCCTACGGCACCGACTGGTACGGCTACTTCATGCGCCGGCTGGCCGAGCGCCCCGCGAACCTCGGGTTCTTCCTGAGGTCGTTGGCGACCCGGGGCTGA
- a CDS encoding PucR family transcriptional regulator: protein MRGDYQQLVDEISAALGAPATLEDRDFGLIAFGAHEGEDDEVMDPVRTRSILQRRSSAAVRAWFEAFGIARAKTALRIPPDPAAGVFRGRICLPVRHRGIVHGYVWLLDDGHLTDLELGSRGAPPDPRIAQAMETAARIGALLADEARAGAELGDLLRELLVAPPDGRPAAAAALRDALRDSLRFTPGTPLTLVAVLPWDTSDTDAAPLPSLPGLLAACALPRGGGPADGPAAAADEPEPAPRPGRDGRTGPAAPPQPAAPAPALAALVRLRAAGAPAPAHTVAEHLLRSPRAAAGPAEGQTPRGGPGHPPPRPGAAGIGAGTRELTDLPATWREALDAARAAHAEPRLGPITRWDAIGAYRMLTALPGTAPDPAIGPLLAPAHAELARTAEVFLDCAGQASRTAQALGIHRQTLYYRLGRVEKLTGLDLDDGEHRLLLHMALKAARL, encoded by the coding sequence ATGCGGGGCGACTACCAGCAGCTCGTGGACGAGATCTCGGCGGCGCTCGGCGCACCGGCGACGCTGGAGGACCGGGACTTCGGCCTGATCGCGTTCGGTGCGCACGAGGGCGAGGACGACGAGGTGATGGACCCTGTCCGTACCCGCTCGATCCTCCAGCGGCGCTCCTCGGCGGCGGTACGGGCCTGGTTCGAGGCGTTCGGGATCGCCCGCGCCAAGACCGCGCTGCGCATTCCGCCGGACCCGGCGGCGGGCGTCTTCCGGGGCCGTATCTGTCTGCCCGTACGCCACCGGGGCATCGTGCACGGCTACGTCTGGCTGCTGGACGACGGACATCTGACCGACCTCGAACTGGGCAGCCGGGGCGCGCCGCCCGACCCGCGGATCGCGCAGGCCATGGAGACCGCCGCCCGGATCGGCGCACTGCTGGCCGACGAGGCCCGCGCCGGGGCCGAACTCGGCGATCTGCTGCGGGAGTTGCTGGTCGCGCCGCCCGACGGGCGCCCGGCCGCGGCGGCCGCGCTGCGCGATGCGCTGCGGGACAGCCTGCGCTTCACCCCGGGCACCCCGCTCACCCTGGTCGCGGTGCTGCCCTGGGACACCTCCGACACCGACGCGGCACCGCTGCCGAGCCTGCCGGGGCTGCTCGCGGCCTGTGCGCTGCCGAGGGGCGGCGGCCCGGCGGACGGCCCGGCCGCGGCGGCGGACGAGCCGGAGCCCGCCCCGCGCCCCGGCCGCGACGGCCGCACCGGGCCCGCCGCCCCTCCGCAGCCCGCGGCCCCCGCACCCGCCCTGGCCGCACTGGTACGGCTGCGCGCGGCCGGCGCCCCCGCCCCGGCCCACACGGTGGCCGAGCATCTGCTGCGCTCCCCGCGCGCGGCCGCCGGACCGGCCGAGGGGCAGACACCGCGCGGCGGCCCGGGGCATCCCCCGCCGCGGCCGGGCGCCGCCGGAATCGGCGCCGGCACCAGGGAGTTGACGGACCTTCCGGCCACCTGGCGGGAAGCGCTGGACGCGGCCCGCGCGGCGCACGCCGAGCCCCGGCTGGGCCCGATCACCCGTTGGGACGCCATCGGCGCGTACCGCATGCTGACGGCCCTGCCGGGCACCGCCCCCGACCCGGCCATCGGCCCGCTGCTGGCCCCCGCGCACGCCGAACTCGCGCGCACCGCCGAGGTGTTCCTCGACTGCGCCGGCCAGGCGAGCCGCACCGCACAGGCCCTGGGCATCCACCGGCAGACGCTCTACTACCGCCTGGGCCGGGTGGAGAAACTGACCGGCCTCGACCTGGACGACGGCGAACACCGACTGCTGCTGCACATGGCCCTCAAGGCAGCACGGTTGTGA